The window GCGGACGTCGATTTTCGTCACGTCGTGGCCGCGGTCGCGGAGTTCGCTCAACAGGAGCTTCTCGTCGCGGCGGATGCGCGAATAGAGGACGCCGACGTTCACGAGTCGTCACCTCGTGACGACTCGTGAGCTCGAAGCGCCGGAGGCGTTTCGGCGTTCATGCTGTGGCCTCCTCACGCGCGGTCGAGTGCGCTGCTGCGCCGACGAACATGGGCCTTACTCCCCCCAGTCCTCTTCGAGTTCGGGCGCCGTATCCAGCTCGACGGGGTCGTCACCGACCACTTCGAGTTCGGCACCGCAGGTCGCACAGTCGACGATCTCTCCGACTTCGAGGTTGTCGTGCAGGTCCTGTTCGGCCCCACACTCGGGACATTCTGCCATTGTACATCGTACTCACCCGTCTAACCACTTAAACGCTTCGAACCTATCAGAATAAAATAATGACGTATACTCGCCTCTAATGCCACAAAAAGCGCCGTTCAAACGTCCAAACGTTTTCCAGTATCAGGAATTTGGTATTATGTCCCCGAGAGGGGACGGCGGTCGTGGTCGGTCACGCATACGTCGACACCTCCGTGTCGAGGTCGGCAGTAGCCGCCGACAGCGCCTCGCGTTTCGTTTCGAGCGTGTCAACGTCGGCTTCGACGCCCGCGACGGCACGCTCCAGCGCCGCCGCCACCGCGTCGGGTGCAGGCCCGCCGAGCGAGTCGCGCGAGGCAACGCTCTGTTCGGGGTCCAGCGCCGCTTCGACTGACTCGCGGTCGACGTGCTCGGAGAGCGACTCGCCGAGTACCTCCTGGGCCGCTTCGTCGAGTGCCTCGTAGTCGCTGCCGTTCTCCGCCGCCAGCGCAACCATCTCGTGGGCCGTCCGGAACGGCAGTCCCGACATCGCCAGCAGGTCCGCGACGCCGGTCGCAGTCGAGAAGCCCTCGCCGGCCGCCTCGGCCAGCGCGTCCTTCTTCCAGTCGGCGGTCGCGACCGCACCGGCCGCAACCTCGGTCGCCTCCGTGACCGCATCCACGGCCTCGAAGGCATGCGGGTGCGCGCGCTGGAGGTCGCGGTTGTAGGCGCGGGGAAGCCCTTTCAGAATCGTCAGCAGGGCGTTCAGCCCCGCCGAGGCGTCGCCCGCCGCGCCCCGCACGAGTTCCATCGTGTCGGGGTTCTTCTTCTGGGGCATAATCGACGACGTCGAGGAGTAGTCGTCCGACAACTCGACGTAGCCCTTGTTCGAGAAGACGACGAGGTCCTCGGCCAGCCCCGACAGCGTCGTCGCAAGCGAGGCGACCGCCGCGGTCGTCTCAACGAGGAAATCACGCGCCGAGGAGGCATCCATCGAGTTCTCGATGACCGACTCGAAGC of the Natronomonas halophila genome contains:
- the lysW gene encoding lysine biosynthesis protein LysW — its product is MAECPECGAEQDLHDNLEVGEIVDCATCGAELEVVGDDPVELDTAPELEEDWGE
- the argH gene encoding argininosuccinate lyase, translated to MSEQGEESQDVVRRERFSGGPAREFLSSLAADERIFAADIAVDRAHVVMLAEQDIIDEADAADILEALDDVEDAGHGALPDGEDVHAAIETAVIERVGARGGKMHTARSRNDEVATCIRYRLREDVLEAVETAIEAREVLTEVAAAHSETVMPGFTHLQPAQPTTVGHYLLSYESALARDTERLLDAYERVNRSPLGAAAFAGTPFDIDRERVADLLGFESVIENSMDASSARDFLVETTAAVASLATTLSGLAEDLVVFSNKGYVELSDDYSSTSSIMPQKKNPDTMELVRGAAGDASAGLNALLTILKGLPRAYNRDLQRAHPHAFEAVDAVTEATEVAAGAVATADWKKDALAEAAGEGFSTATGVADLLAMSGLPFRTAHEMVALAAENGSDYEALDEAAQEVLGESLSEHVDRESVEAALDPEQSVASRDSLGGPAPDAVAAALERAVAGVEADVDTLETKREALSAATADLDTEVSTYA